A window from Gammaproteobacteria bacterium encodes these proteins:
- a CDS encoding hypothetical protein (Evidence 5 : Unknown function) — MQRSFSSISGTLRQTVSSYRLHLPFSELRAEEAFVSESCISLQRSPIFRTQAGKPGFIHRATTALAVG; from the coding sequence TTGCAACGCAGCTTCAGTTCTATTTCTGGAACCTTGCGACAAACCGTTTCGTCCTACCGTCTGCACTTGCCGTTTTCAGAGCTACGAGCTGAGGAAGCATTCGTAAGTGAGTCTTGTATTTCGTTGCAACGTAGCCCGATTTTTCGGACTCAAGCTGGTAAACCAGGCTTTATCCATAGAGCCACTACGGCTTTAGCCGTGGGATGA
- the tgt gene encoding tRNA-guanine transglycosylase, with amino-acid sequence MRFDLLTTQGSARRGILRLHRGDVQTPAFMPVGTHGTVKAVTPEEIHATGAEIILGNTFHLWLRPGSEIIRTHGGLHGFMNWHRPILTDSGGFQVWSLAKLRDITEQGVTFRSPIDGQKVFLGPEESMEAQRALGADIVMVFDECTPYPATLDEARTSMDLSMRWAERCRIAHGDNPAALFGIVQGGMYPDLRQKSAAGLMELGFDGYALGGLSVGETEAERLKVLETTLPILPVDRPRYLMGVGTPEDIVKAVCRGVDLFDCVMPTRNARNGYLFTSAGVVRLRNSCYRNDPGPLDPECTCYTCRHYSRAYLRHLDEAREILGSRLNTLHNLHYYQQLMTNLRNAITRNDLENFTKNFLAARLC; translated from the coding sequence TTGCGCTTTGATTTGCTCACTACACAAGGTTCCGCCCGGCGTGGGATTTTACGTCTGCACCGTGGCGATGTGCAAACCCCTGCCTTTATGCCAGTAGGCACTCATGGCACGGTAAAGGCTGTCACTCCTGAAGAAATACACGCCACCGGAGCCGAGATCATTCTTGGTAATACCTTTCATCTATGGTTACGCCCCGGAAGCGAAATAATTCGTACTCACGGCGGACTGCATGGCTTCATGAATTGGCACAGGCCGATTCTCACCGACTCGGGTGGTTTTCAAGTCTGGAGTCTAGCCAAATTGCGTGATATTACGGAGCAGGGAGTAACTTTTCGTTCGCCAATAGATGGTCAGAAGGTATTCCTCGGGCCGGAAGAATCCATGGAGGCGCAGCGCGCACTGGGAGCGGACATCGTCATGGTTTTCGATGAGTGTACCCCATACCCTGCCACTCTGGACGAGGCGCGCACCTCGATGGATTTATCCATGCGCTGGGCGGAGCGTTGCCGAATCGCTCATGGAGATAATCCCGCCGCTTTGTTTGGAATCGTTCAAGGAGGAATGTACCCCGACCTGCGACAAAAATCCGCAGCTGGGTTGATGGAGCTTGGATTTGACGGCTACGCCTTGGGAGGTCTTTCAGTGGGAGAAACGGAAGCGGAGCGACTGAAAGTGCTAGAAACAACGCTACCCATTTTACCAGTGGATCGACCCCGCTATCTGATGGGCGTAGGTACCCCTGAGGATATTGTCAAAGCGGTATGCCGGGGGGTTGATCTATTTGATTGCGTGATGCCCACCCGCAATGCCCGCAACGGTTATCTTTTTACCAGCGCCGGTGTGGTGCGTCTGCGTAATTCCTGCTATAGAAACGATCCTGGGCCACTTGACCCGGAATGTACCTGCTATACCTGCCGCCACTACTCGCGTGCCTATCTACGCCATTTGGACGAAGCTCGGGAAATTCTCGGCTCACGTCTCAATACACTCCATAACCTGCATTACT